One window of the Salvelinus fontinalis isolate EN_2023a chromosome 2, ASM2944872v1, whole genome shotgun sequence genome contains the following:
- the LOC129823341 gene encoding serine/threonine-protein kinase NLK2-like, whose amino-acid sequence MAFHGTGLQQTVCGNLFPGSELGHKYFCVNTSTGSTSTGLSATPSLTGPTAPAGTPRHPTSLGGSTGGGAAVPQPHSSPASEVPSPAEMEPDRPIGYGAFGVVWSVTDPRDGRKVALKKMPNVFQNLVSCKRVFRELRMLCFFKHDNVLSALDILQPPQIDCFEEIYVITELMQSDLHKVIVSPQPLTTDHIKVFLYQILRGLKYLHSAGILHRDIKPGNLLVNSNCLLKICDFGLARVEEPDQSRHMTQEVVTQYYRAPEVLMGSRHYGSAIDVWSVGCIFAELLGRRILFQAQSPIQQLDLITDLLGTPPLSAMASACEGARAHILRGPHKPPSLSVLYMLSDGATHEAVHLLCRMLVFDPAKRISGSDALSHPYLDEGRLRYHTCMCQCCYSVPSGRVYTRDFEPPADRNFSHSYDNSLLSVWQGKELIHHFISEHQQGKRVPLCINPQSAAFKTFIRSTAWHSSKVSRKEER is encoded by the exons ATGGCATTCCATGGTACAGGCCTGCAGCAGACAGTATGTGGTAACCTGTTCCCCGGATCTGAGTTGGGGCATAAGTATTTTTGCGTCAACACCTCAACTGGATCCACTTCCACGGGCCTCAGTGCAACACCGAGTCTAACTGGACCCACTGCCCCGGCGGGGACGCCTCGACACCCGACGTCTCTTGGGGGAAGCACCGGTGGCGGGGCCGCTGTACCACAGCCTCATAGTAGTCCTGCCAGTGAAGTGCCAAGCCCTGCTGAGATGGAGCCTGATCGACCTATCGGTTATGGCGCATTTGGTGTGGTCTG GTCAGTGACAGACCCTCGTGACGGGCGTAAGGTAGCCCTGAAGAAGATGCCCAATGTCTTCCAGAACCTAGTCTCCTGTAAGAGGGTCTTCAGAGAGCTGAGGATGCTCTGCTTCTTCAAACACGACAAC gtgttGTCAGCGCTGGACATTCTGCAGCCTCCGCAGATCGACTGCTTCGAGGAAAT CTACGTGATCACTGAGCTGATGCAGAGTGACCTCCACAAAGTCATCGTGTCTCCCCAGCCCCTCACCACCGACCACATCAAAGTGTTCCTCTACCAGATCCTCAGAG GGCTGAAGTACCTGCATTCTGCTGGCATCCTGCACAGGGACATCAAACCTGGGAACCTGTTAGTCAACAGCAACTGCCTGCTCaag atCTGTGACTTTGGGCTGGCCCGTGTGGAGGAGCCGGACCAGTCTCGTCACATGACCCAGGAGGTGGTGACTCAGTACTACCGGGCTCCTGAGGTGCTGATGGGCAGCCGCCATTATGGCTCTGCCATAGACGTCTGGTCGGTGGGCTGCATCTTCGCTGAACTACTGGGTCGACGCATCCTGTTCCAGGCCCAGAGCCCCATACAACAG TTGGATCTGATCACTGATCTGCtgggtacccctcctctctctgccatgGCATCTGCCTGTGAGGGGGCAAGAGCTCACATCCTGAGAGGACCTCACAAACCG CCGTCACTCTCTGTGTTATACATGCTGTCGGACGGGGCGACCCACGAGGCCGTGCACCTGTTGTGTCGTATGCTGGTGTTTGATCCG GCCAAACGGATCTCTGGCAGCGACGCCCTCTCCCACCCCTACCTGGACGAGGGCCGTCTGCGCTACCACACGTGCATGTGCCAGTGCTGCTACTCGGTGCCCAGCGGGCGTGTGTACACGCGGGACTTTGAACCGCCCGCCGACCGCAACTTCAGCCACAGCTACGATAACAGCCTGCTCTCTGTCTGGCAGGGCAAAG AGCTCATCCATCACTTCATATCAGAGCACCAGCAGGGGAAACGAGTGCCGCTGTGCATCAACCCCCAGAGTGCCGCCTTCAAGACCTTCATCAG GTCTACTGCGTGGCATTCCTCCAAAGTCtccaggaaggaggagagatga
- the LOC129823349 gene encoding myc-associated zinc finger protein-like, whose translation MDSSWSNFLFQTPPSQTQSETALRSELLPDMTGSAQNPPTEHIAPPPSTVDTAALNEEPLPEKAVSKPGRPTHICATCNKQFKNNYNLRRHQSVHTGIKMKDRAAREREDGSKGGGGGRQTIPLSLLHLSLPSHPPPAESLPHPSPHGNQEGQPVAVSIAPATVTMAAPQVLQAAVVVAGTMVQNQNQGPQPYPNPSPNQVRKNHACEACGKAFRDVYHLNRHRLSHSDEKPYHCPICQQRFKRKDRMSYHVRSHQGGVEKPYVCPHCAKGFSRPDHLNSHVRQVHSTERPFKCPTCTSAFATRDRLRAHLIRHEEKVPCHICGKLLSAAYITDHMRVHNQSQHHACHLCNRSFTTLTYLRVHAQKHHGQEWKESGGTRGMFGGAGAGGVLLCQLCGVQCKTPTQLQGHMGTHAVTQVQGAPSPSSSPAGTGTMAVAVSLSGSSTVGLLVTDCSSISTQPLS comes from the exons ATGGATTCTTCTTGGAGTAACTTTCTGTTTCAg ACTCCGCCCTCACAGACCCAGTCTGAGACAGCCCTCCGATCAGAGCTGCTTCCGGACATGACTGGCTCCGCCCAGAACCCCCCTACAGAGCACATAGCCCCGCCCCCATCCACAGTGGACACAGCCGCCCTGAATGAAGAGCCTTTACCTG AGAAGGCCGTCTCCAAGCCTGGCCGGCCGACACACATCTGCGCCACATGTAACAAGCAGTTTAAGAACAACTACAACCTCCGGCGCCATCAGTCGGTGCACACTGGCATCAAAATGAAGGACAGAgcagccagagagagggaggacgggagcaagggaggaggagggggccgGCAAacaatccctctctccctcctccacctctctctgccctctcaccctcctcccgcagaatccctcccccatccctccccacATGGAAACCAGGAGGGCCAACCTGTTGCGGTGTCCATCGCCCCAGCGACCGTCACCATGGCTGCGCCCCAGGTGCTCcaagctgcagttgtggttgccgGGACAATGGTACAG AACCAGAACCAAGGGCCTCAACCCTAccccaaccctagccccaaccaggTGAGGAAGAACCATGCATGTGAGGCCTGTGGGAAGGCCTTCCGAGATGTGTACCACCTGAACCGCCACCGGCTTTCCCACTCGGACGAAAAGCCCTACCACTGCCCTATCTGCCAGCAGCGCTTCAAGAGGAAAGACCGCATGAGCTACCATGTACGCTCACACCAAGGAGGGGTGGAGAAACCTTACGTCTGCCCCCACTGCGCCAAGGGATTCTCACG ACCCGACCACCTCAACAGTCACGTCAGACAGGTGCACTCCACTGAGAGACCCTTCAAGTGCCCG ACCTGCACGTCTGCCTTCGCCACTCGGGACCGTCTCCGTGCCCACCTGATTCGACATGAGGAGAAGGTGCCGTGTCACATCTGTGGCAAGCTCCTCTCTGCCGCCTACATCACCGATCATATGAGGGTCCACAACCAATCACAGCACCACGCCTGCCACCTGTGCAACCGCA gcTTCACCACCCTCACCTATCTGCGCGTCCACGCTCAGAAACACCACGGCCAGGAGTGGAAGGAGAGCGGCGGGACGCGGGGCATGTTCGGCGGGGCCGGTGCCGGCGGGGTGCTGCTGTGTCAACTGTGTGGGGTGCAGTGCAAGACACCCACCCAGCTCCAGGGCCACATGGGCACCCACGCCGTCACCCAGGTCCAGGGCGCCCCCAGCCCCAGCAGTAGCCCCGCGGGGACCGGTACCATGGCTGTAGCCGTGTCTCTGTCAGGCAGCTCAACCGTGGGCCTGCTGGTCACTGACTGCTCCAGCATCTCCACCCAGCCTCTCAGCTAG